From Streptomyces sp. TLI_053, a single genomic window includes:
- a CDS encoding response regulator transcription factor, whose product MIDKRLRVVLAEDSVILREGMVELLGARGCEVVATAGTAPELLAAVAEHRPDVAVVDIRMPPTHTDEGIRAAVEIRASHPGTGILVFSQHIETVWAARLLAGGAAGTGYLLKERVARTSEFMDALHRVADGGTALDPEVVTGLMRGTRRRLVDTLTPREREVLELMAQGHSNRSIATLLVVSDRAVEKHVAAVFTKFDLPATDVDNRRVKAVLAYLADQER is encoded by the coding sequence ATGATCGACAAGCGGTTGCGCGTGGTACTGGCCGAGGACTCCGTCATCCTCCGGGAGGGCATGGTCGAGCTGCTCGGCGCGCGGGGGTGCGAGGTGGTGGCCACCGCCGGGACGGCGCCCGAACTGCTCGCCGCGGTGGCCGAGCACCGGCCGGACGTCGCCGTGGTGGACATCCGGATGCCCCCCACCCACACCGACGAGGGGATCCGGGCCGCCGTCGAGATCCGGGCGAGCCACCCGGGGACGGGCATCCTGGTGTTCTCGCAGCACATCGAGACGGTCTGGGCGGCCCGGCTGCTGGCCGGCGGTGCCGCGGGAACGGGCTACCTGCTGAAGGAACGCGTCGCCCGGACCTCGGAGTTCATGGACGCGCTGCACCGGGTCGCCGACGGCGGCACGGCGCTCGACCCGGAGGTGGTCACCGGGCTGATGCGCGGCACCCGGCGGCGCCTGGTGGACACCCTCACACCGCGCGAGCGCGAGGTGCTGGAGCTGATGGCGCAGGGCCACTCCAACCGCTCGATCGCCACGCTGCTGGTGGTGTCGGACCGGGCGGTGGAGAAGCACGTGGCCGCCGTCTTCACCAAGTTCGACCTGCCCGCCACGGACGTCGACAACCGGCGGGTGAAGGCCGTCCTCGCGTACCTGGCCGACCAGGAGCGGTGA